The genomic segment CGGCTGTCAGCGATCTGCCCCATGTGCGGGCTTTTGCCGAGCGGGGTGGTCTTGCCGATCTGGGGCATCTGGTCTTTGCCATGATGGATGAAGGCAAGCGTGTGGCGGCCGCCAAGGGCATCGATCTATTCGAAGACCCCTGGGAAATGAATGTGGAAGCCACCAGCCATGGTCAGACTGGCGACGAGGACTACGCCCATGCCCCGTCAATGCTGGAGGACATCCGCGCCCGGCGGCTCACGGAGATCGACTGGATCACTGGCGCCATCGTGCGAGCTGCCCAGGAGGCCGGGGTCCCGGTGCCGATCAACGAAACCTTGTATCGGCTGGTGAAGGCGCGGGAAGCCAGCTGGAAGATCAACAAGCACAACCATTGAATGGGGGAATCCATGAAAGTATGCATAATCGGCTGCGGGGCGATCGGCAGCCTCTTTGGCGCCCACCTGGCGCGTCTTTCGGATGTGGAAGTCTGGGCCTATGACCCGAATCAGGCCCATGTGGATGCCATCAACAAGAATGGCCTGTGCCTCACCGGACTGGCGGATTTCGTCGTGCCGGTGCGGGCTCGCTCCAATGCCAGGGAAATTCCCGAGTGCGACTTCGGCATCATCGCCGCCAAGACGCTTCACACCCGTCCGGCCATCGAAGCGACTGCCCACATCTTCAGGAATGGCGCAGTCTGTTCGGTCCAGAACGGTGTCGGTAACGAGGAAATCCTCGCCGAATACGTGCCCCGCGTCATTATGGGGACGACCTTTCCCGCCGGCCACATCGTCGCTCCCGGCGTCGTGAATCAGGATACCGGCGGCAAGACCTGGATCGGTCCCTTTGGGCCGAAGCCCGCCTCCATGGCGGAAGTCGAGCAACTGGCCGATGCCATCAACCGCGGCGGCATGATCTGCCTGCCGATGGAGGACGCCCGCGGTGCCCTATGGACCAAGCTGATCTTCAACTCCGCCTCCAACGCCATGGGCGCCCTCACGCGGCTGCCCCACGGCATCGCCTGCGAACAGGTCTGGCCGGTGATGTTCGGACTGGCCCAGGAGGGCATTGCGGTGGCCAAGGCTCTGGGCGTGACCCTGGATGGCGATCCGGTTGCGTTGCTGGAATATGGCAAGCAGGTGGCCTACAAACACAAGCCCAGCATGCTGCAGGACGTCCTGGCTCAGCGGGCCACCGAGGTGGACGCCCTCAATGGGGGCATCGCCCGGATCGGCAAGGAGATCGGTGTGCCCACCCCCCTCAACGACGCCATGGCCGTGATGATCAAAGGCTTGGAGTTTTCCTGGACCCTGAAGGATTGAGACCGACCATGAGCAAATACATCAGCCCCTACACCCCGAGCCAGGGGGAAATAGAGCGCCGCTATATCAATGTCCGCAACGCGATGCAGCAGGCCGGCCTTGACTACCTGATCGTCAGCGGCAGTGAATACACGGGATTCGAGGGGGCCGTGCGCTACATGTGCGGCTTCCACATCCTGCACCGCTATGCTTATGTCGTTATTCCGCTGACGGGTGACCCTGTCGCCGTGTTTCCCAGGGAAGCAACCTGGGTCGGCGATCATGGTGCCACCTTCATCGCAAAGCGCGAATTCCCCGCTCATTGTGGCGAGTGGATGGCCGGATTCCTGAAGGACAAGAGGGCCAGTAAAGTCGGCGTCTACGGCCTGGAATATGTCATGAACGTGCGTGACTACGCCGCCCTGCAGAAGGCCGGTTTGGATCTGGTGGACTTCGATACTCCCTTCGACTACGCCAGAGCCCAGAAGAGCGAGGAAGAACTGGCTTCCGTGCGCCATTCCATGGAAATCAACAAAGCCGGCGTGCTGGCCGTGTTGAAGGCTTACCGGGAGGGCATGACCGAGGCGGCGCTGATGGGCGTGGCCGAGGAATTGTTCGCCGCCGCCGGTACGGCGCGCAAGACCATGGACATGATGTGTTCCGGACCTAATGGTTCCATCAGCCCCCAGATGGTGTTCCCCACCGGACGTGCTTTGCGGGATAGCGATGCCATGGTGTATGGCCTGGAAATCGCGGGCGAGGGTGGTCACTGGGTCGAATTCTCACGAGTATTGGCGCCCCAAGGGGTCGACGCGGTGACCCTGGAAATGTTCACCGCCTATCAGGAGTTCCACGAACTGGTAAGAATCCACATGAAGGCCGGCGCCACCGCCGAGGAAGTTCATCGCGCCTGCTCCAAGCCCTTGCTTGATCGGGGCTATCGCCTGGGTCACGTCTCCGGCCACTCCATCGGCATGACCATGATCGAGATGCCCCGCATCGGTGAAGGTTATGATTTCGTCCTGCCGGAGAACATGGTGTGCTCAATGCATCCCCATATCATGACCGAGGACCGGACCCATTCCCTGTATTTCCAGGAAACCTATCGGGTCGGCAAGAACGGCGGGGAGGCCCTGTCGGGGGTGCCGATCAAGGTGTACCACGGAGGGGAGTCCTCCTTCTAGGCAAGATGTGTCAATGTGCAACGAGCTTAAAGGCTGCATACCTTGCGGGATGCAGCTTTTTTTTTGGGGGGGGGGCGGGATGTTCCCTAGGGGCGCTCGCTCGGTGATGGCGTTCCCCGGAAATTTCTGGTGCGCGGGTGGTGTAATTGGTAAGTCGTCTGTAAGAAATTGCAGGCAGCGTGGCAAGGCGGCGAGCCCTGGTTCATTGCCGGGAGATTCATTTTCAGACTTGGTTCGTCGCCGGCTTCAGTCTCTCCTGGGCTCGCGGATTGCAGTGCAATGTCGGCCCTCCTATCCCGTTGTTGTATCGCTTTGGAAATGGCAATGCCTTCCGATGTTGCGTTGCGAAAAAATGCCCGGCAGTGAGTGGATAGTCCATGGGGTCTGCGGATAACCTTTTTTGCGTGATTCGTTTAATTTCTCGAGTAGTGCACTAGAAAAATATTTCAGGAGGAATGACGAAGTGGGCGGGTGCGTTACGGAACTCTGTCGAGGTGGGTGGGGCCCCGAAATCTCGGGCCGGAAGGGTGCTTGTCATGTACCTCTGTGCGGTGTGCTGGAGCTCCGGAATCGCGGGGTTGGCTGCAGTCACGAATCAATTGAGCACCTGGCTCCGGTAAATGCCGGAAGGAGCAGGCTATGAAATCCATTATGACGATGGCCGCCTTACTGGTAATCGCGGGTTGTTCCCGGGATCCCGACATGGCCGCTGTCGATGTTGAAGCGAAGAAATCGATCAAGCGCTATGACATTACCCAATCCCTGGCGGCCAACGGCAAGGTTCTTGTCGCGGGGACTCAGAGCGGTGCGGCACTGGTATCCAGGGATGATGGAAAAACCTGGGCAAGGCAGATGTTGGGTCCGGTGTCATTGACGGGAATGGCGGTTTGTCCCGATGGCAGTTTTGTCGGCATCGACTTCAATCACAAGGTCTGGGTCGCTGATGTCAATGGCGAAAACTGGAAGTCCAGCGCACTGGAAAAGCCCCGGGTTCCCCTGGCGATCACCTGTGATTCTCTTGGGCGCTGGCATGTGGCTGGATCGGGAGCCAAGATTGCCGTCAGCAGTGATCAAGGGGGCAGCTGGCAGCTGACCGATCTGGAAGAGGATGCCCAGATCACCGCCCTGCAAATGATCGACGAGAAGCAGGGTGTCGCCCTGGGAGAGTTCGGCCTCAGCGCCAGGACGGAAGACGGCGGTGCCACATGGAAGAAAGCTGCACCCATTGCCGGTGAGTTCTATCCCTATGCTGTTCTTTTTGTGGATCACAAGGAAGGCTACGCCAGTGGCCTGGCCGGTACCGTTCTGCGCACCCGGGATGGCGGCGTCACCTGGACCCGGATAGGCAATGCCTCCGGAGCTTCCCTGTACCGACTCTTCCTGCATGGTGGCAAACCCCATGGTGTCGGCGCCGGCGGTGTCGTGGCGCGACTGGAGGGCGATAGCTTCCGCGCCATCGCCTACCCGGATGCAGCCCCCGTCTTTTTGGGGGCCGGCGCGTCTCTTCCTGGCCAGCCTGCCGTCGTCATCGGCGGTCCTGGTGGCCTGGTCCGCGTTGTCGGCACCCAAGTTAATTGAAGGAAAGTCTCATGGTCAGCCGCATGCACGCCCTGCGCCACAAAATCACCCATGCCCTGCATCGGGGCGAAGAATGGTTGTTCGCCAATCCCAAGATCGTCCTGGGCTTGATTCTGTCTGCGACTTTCCTGTTTGGGCTCGCACTGCCCAAGCTGCGGGTCTATTCCGACTTCGCCGATCTGCTGCCCCAGAACCACAGCTATATCCAGACCTACAACCGGATCAAGGAAAACTTCGGCGGCGCCAACATGATCGTCGTCGCCATCGAGGTGGAGAAGGGGACCATCTTCAACGACGAGACCTTGCAGCTGATTCATCAGGCGACCCAGGGGGTCGATGATCTGCCGGGGGTCAATCACAATCTGGTATCCAGCCTGACCCATCGTACCGCCCGCAAGGTCTATCTCTCGGCGGAAGGTTCCTTCATGTCCGAGCCCTACTACGATCCCACCAGGCCGCTGCGCACGGTGGCCGAGCTGGAGCAGATCAAGAAGGATGTGATCGCCAATCCCAACCTTTACGGCCTGCTGGTTTCCCCCGATCTGAAGGCGGCCCTGATCAAGGCCCAGCTCAATGAATCCGGCATCGACTACGCCAAGACCTTCGAGGCCTTGCAGAAGGTCAGGGCCGATGTTGCCAGGCCTGGACACCGTATCCACGTCACCGGCAATCCGGTCCTGACCGGCTGGGTCTACACCTACACCGAGCAGATCGTGCTGATTCTGGCCTATACGGCGGTGCTGATCGCTGCCCTGCTGGTGTTGTACTTCCGGCGCTTTTACGGCATCGCTCTGCCCATGCTCGGCATCGCCCTGTCCTCCATCTGGGGTCTGGGTTTCATGGCGCTGATGGGCATCAACCTGGAGCCCTTGTCGCTTCCCATCCCCTTCCTGATCGCCGCCCGCGCCACTTCCCATGGGGTCCAGCTTGTGGCCCGCTATTACGAGGAACTGGCGAAGGTGCACAACGGCAAGAAGGCTGCCCGCAACGCCCTGGATGCCCTGTTCCGGCCGGGTTCCCTGGCCATCATCGTGGACGCCATCGGCATCGCCGTACTGGTGCTCGGTGCCGCGCCCTTCAACCACAAGCTGGGTGTCGCCGCCGGTTTCTGGGGCTTCTCGGTCATCTTCACGGTGCATTTCATGGTGCCCCTGGCCCTGACCGTATTGCCCCAGCCCAGAACCATGGAGAACAAGAATCAGGGTGTGAGAAACATCCTCGGCAAGGCCATGGCCCGTACCGGCGGCACCCAGGGCGGCGCCCGCACCATCCTGATACTGGCGGCCCTGGGGGCCATTGGCGGCTCGTATTTCGTGGGGCGGGTCCAGATGGGAGAGTCCGAACCCGGCAGCCCCCTGCTGCATCGGCATCACGATTACAACCAGTCCACCAAGGCCATCAACACCCTGTTCCCGGGTTCCGAGGAACTGCATGTGGTGGCACGGACCGACGAGAAGGGCGGGATCAAGAAGCCGGAGGTCATGGCCGCGATCGAGCGTTTCCAGGCCCATATGCTCAGCGATCCAGGATTGGGCGGCACCAAGGCCATCCCCGGCGTCGTGCGCGTGGTGAACCGGCTGACCCACAATGACGACCCGCGCTGGATGCAGATTCCGGACAACGCCGATGAAGTGGGTGGCCTGATGTTCGCCTACATGGCCAGCAGCCCGATACCCGGTGCCTTGAAGGAATTCATCAATCCGGACGAGAACGAAGCCGACATGGTGTTCTATTACAAGGATCACCAGGCCGAGACCATCGCCCGCGTGGTGGCGGTGGCCAATGCCGGCATCAAGCAGATCGAGGCCGAGGTGCCCGGACTCCACATCGAGCTGGGCGGCGGCATCATCGGTGTCACGGCTGCGGGCAACCAGGCCCTGCACACGGACCACATGATCATCATCCCGGCTGTGATGATCCTGGCTTTCCTGCTGGTGATGGCCTATTACCAATCGGTTCATGCCGGCTGGCTGATGGTCCTGCCCATGCTGTTCTCCACCCTGATGACCTATGCCTACATGGGGGCATCCAACATCGGCATCAGCGTCAATACGGTTCCGGTGATTGCCGTCGGTGTCGGTGTCGGCATCGACTACGCCGTGTATTTCATGGACCGCATCCGGGAAGAGATGGCCATCACGCGCAATATCCACAAGGCGGTGGTGAATGCCGTCGCCACCACCGGGTATGCCGTCTCCTTCACCGCAGCGATGCTGATTGCCGGCGTCGTGATGTGGATCTTTCTCTCGGACCTGCGTTTCCAGTCCGATGCCGCGGTCCTGCTTTCCTTCATGCTCATCGTCAATGCCATTGCGGCGATGCTGATTGTTCCGGCCTGGTGCGTGGTGTTCCGGCCCCATTTCGTCGTGGCGACCCATTACGACGAGGACGGCGTGCTGGAAGAGGATCTGGAGGGAGTCGCCAAGTCGCAGCAGCCCAGGGCAGCCTAGGGGCAGGGTAGGTGTTTGGATGTCGAATCCGGTATTTCAATCGCGTAGGTAATTACAAGGAGGATGTAGGCATGAAACGAAAAAGCAGACTGGAGCATCGCCGCATCGTTGGATTCATGGCCCTGGCCCTGGCGGCGATGGGGGCCACTGCGGTTCATGGCCGTTCTAACGATGTATCGGCCGACGGTCAGGCGGAACCCTGGAAGGTGGATGTCTATTACGAGAACGACACCCGCTATCGGGGCAAGGATGCCACCGGCAAGAAGGTGGGGCTGTCCAAGTTCCGCAATACGATCCAGGTTGAGGCCGATCGCAAGATGGGCGACGGCTGGGCCTTCCACGGCGTGTTCCGGGGCACCTACGACGGCGTCTATCGGATGAACAAGGACCAGTTCGGGGAGGATGCCGGGAGTCAGAGCGCTGCTGATGTGCGCTTCCGCAATACCGTGAGCCAGTCCATGGGCCTGGCGTCCACCGTCCCCTTCGGTGGCGGCCTGGGCAAGACCACCAGCAACGAGGCCCTGCTGCCTGCCGGCGTTCCCGCGGTGGCCGGCTTCGGCGGCGATGCCCTGGTGGGCCTGGTCTATCAGGGCGCCTTCAACGTGGGCCTGATTCCGGGGGTACCGCCGGCAAACACGGCCTTCGTGGACTCCTACGGTGCCAATAATCCTGGCACGGGCCTGCGTGTGGTGGGCGACCGGTGGCATCCCGCCGACAATGGTGTCTCCTTCGCCGTTCCCGTCCGTCCCTGCGATACCGACAGTCGGGGCTGCCGGGATTTCGGCGGTTATGGTGACCGCAAGCTGAGCGAGCTGGAGTCCCCCGAGTTCAACGAGCGGCTGGATTTCCTGCGGGAAGTCTATGTCAAGAAAACCTTCACCCTGGCGGATGGCTCGGACCTCTTCCTCAAGCTGGGCAAGCAGCAGGTAGTGTGGGGCCGGACCGACCTGTTCCGCGTCCTGGATGTGATCAACCCGGTGGATTACTCCCGCAACAACATCTACGACGAACTCCAGGACATCCGCATTCCCATGTGGATCGCCCAGGCCGAGTGGCGCATGGGGGCCTCCGAGTCCATGCAGGAGCGCAACTTCTCCGTGGTCTGGAACTTCGACAAGTTCCGCGCCAACAATCTGGGCCAGTGCGGAACCCCCAACGTGGCACTGGATGCCGGCTGCTTCTTCCGCGGCATGGCCAACCTCTGGGACAACGGCGGCACGGTGGCCAACTTTGCCCACTTGAGCACGGGCACCACGCAACTGGTTCAGGCGGGAGGCGGTCCTGCCCTGCCCACGGATGCCTATCTGGCCACCAACTTCGGACCGGGGCAGATCGGTATTCGCGATGTGCGCCTGCCCGACTGGAGGTTTTCCAACACCCAGATCGGAGCCAAGTACGAGGGGGTGACCCAGGGGGGCCTGTCCTTCTCCCTGAATGCCCTGCACTACCGCTCCCAACTACCCAGCCTGCACGCCTTCAACAGCGCCCAGAATCCCTTCACCAGTCAGAACCCGGACCCCACGACTCACTTGATCGCCTTCGACATGCATTTCCCGAAGGTGAATCTGCTGGGGGGCTCCATGGACTTCCAGTCCGAGGCTCTGGGAGCGGCCTTCCGTCTTGAAGGCGCCATGAGCTGGGGCGAAGAGTTTGCCAACACGGCGCGGCCGGAGCTGTATTCCCGCAACAAGGTATGGCGTTCGGTGATCGGCATCGACCGGCCCACTTTCGTCCCCTTCATCAGCACCAGCCGCACCACGCTGATTTCGGCCCAGTTGTTTTACCAGCACATCTTCGATCATGAAGAGTACAGCGGTCCCCTGGGCCGTTACGGCATGCCCGACTGGAAGAACAATGTGATCGGCACCTTGCTGATCAAGGGTTTCATCATGAACGACCGGGTCAGCCCCCAGCTGATCATGGCACGGGACTTCAAGGCCAAGGCCTGGGTGGCCTCGCCCCAGGTGGAGTGGAGCTTCACCGACGACTTCAAGGTCACGGTGGGCGCCAACGTCAAGGGCAAGAGCGATATCGGCGCCTGGTCATGGAGCGACTGCCGGGATTGCAATCCCTATGCGCCCTACACCCAGTATGACCAGCATGCCCAAGGCCTGATGCCCACGGGCGCCGGTGCCGGGCCCCTGGGCCTCGCCGGACTGGAACCCCTGGGCCGCTTCCGCGCCGGTCCCATCGGTGCCGCCAACAAGGAAAACGAAATCTACGTCACCTTGCGCTACCAATTCTGATTCAGGAGACATGACAACATGAAACGTACTTTTATCGCGCTTGCCGTCGCCGGCCTTGCCGCCTCGTCCTTCGCCGCCACCGAGTCCGATGTGGATAACAGCTTCTCCCCCTACAAGGGTGGATTCCCGACACTGCCCGGATTGACGCCGGGTGTCGTGATCACCAAGGCCAATGTGGAACAGTTCAAGGCGGCTTTCGACCCGGGCCTGTTCGATATGGTCAAGGCTGGCTGGGTGGAGATCAAGGTCG from the Denitratisoma oestradiolicum genome contains:
- a CDS encoding ketopantoate reductase family protein — encoded protein: MKVCIIGCGAIGSLFGAHLARLSDVEVWAYDPNQAHVDAINKNGLCLTGLADFVVPVRARSNAREIPECDFGIIAAKTLHTRPAIEATAHIFRNGAVCSVQNGVGNEEILAEYVPRVIMGTTFPAGHIVAPGVVNQDTGGKTWIGPFGPKPASMAEVEQLADAINRGGMICLPMEDARGALWTKLIFNSASNAMGALTRLPHGIACEQVWPVMFGLAQEGIAVAKALGVTLDGDPVALLEYGKQVAYKHKPSMLQDVLAQRATEVDALNGGIARIGKEIGVPTPLNDAMAVMIKGLEFSWTLKD
- a CDS encoding M24 family metallopeptidase is translated as MSKYISPYTPSQGEIERRYINVRNAMQQAGLDYLIVSGSEYTGFEGAVRYMCGFHILHRYAYVVIPLTGDPVAVFPREATWVGDHGATFIAKREFPAHCGEWMAGFLKDKRASKVGVYGLEYVMNVRDYAALQKAGLDLVDFDTPFDYARAQKSEEELASVRHSMEINKAGVLAVLKAYREGMTEAALMGVAEELFAAAGTARKTMDMMCSGPNGSISPQMVFPTGRALRDSDAMVYGLEIAGEGGHWVEFSRVLAPQGVDAVTLEMFTAYQEFHELVRIHMKAGATAEEVHRACSKPLLDRGYRLGHVSGHSIGMTMIEMPRIGEGYDFVLPENMVCSMHPHIMTEDRTHSLYFQETYRVGKNGGEALSGVPIKVYHGGESSF
- a CDS encoding WD40/YVTN/BNR-like repeat-containing protein, with product MKSIMTMAALLVIAGCSRDPDMAAVDVEAKKSIKRYDITQSLAANGKVLVAGTQSGAALVSRDDGKTWARQMLGPVSLTGMAVCPDGSFVGIDFNHKVWVADVNGENWKSSALEKPRVPLAITCDSLGRWHVAGSGAKIAVSSDQGGSWQLTDLEEDAQITALQMIDEKQGVALGEFGLSARTEDGGATWKKAAPIAGEFYPYAVLFVDHKEGYASGLAGTVLRTRDGGVTWTRIGNASGASLYRLFLHGGKPHGVGAGGVVARLEGDSFRAIAYPDAAPVFLGAGASLPGQPAVVIGGPGGLVRVVGTQVN
- a CDS encoding efflux RND transporter permease subunit, with amino-acid sequence MVSRMHALRHKITHALHRGEEWLFANPKIVLGLILSATFLFGLALPKLRVYSDFADLLPQNHSYIQTYNRIKENFGGANMIVVAIEVEKGTIFNDETLQLIHQATQGVDDLPGVNHNLVSSLTHRTARKVYLSAEGSFMSEPYYDPTRPLRTVAELEQIKKDVIANPNLYGLLVSPDLKAALIKAQLNESGIDYAKTFEALQKVRADVARPGHRIHVTGNPVLTGWVYTYTEQIVLILAYTAVLIAALLVLYFRRFYGIALPMLGIALSSIWGLGFMALMGINLEPLSLPIPFLIAARATSHGVQLVARYYEELAKVHNGKKAARNALDALFRPGSLAIIVDAIGIAVLVLGAAPFNHKLGVAAGFWGFSVIFTVHFMVPLALTVLPQPRTMENKNQGVRNILGKAMARTGGTQGGARTILILAALGAIGGSYFVGRVQMGESEPGSPLLHRHHDYNQSTKAINTLFPGSEELHVVARTDEKGGIKKPEVMAAIERFQAHMLSDPGLGGTKAIPGVVRVVNRLTHNDDPRWMQIPDNADEVGGLMFAYMASSPIPGALKEFINPDENEADMVFYYKDHQAETIARVVAVANAGIKQIEAEVPGLHIELGGGIIGVTAAGNQALHTDHMIIIPAVMILAFLLVMAYYQSVHAGWLMVLPMLFSTLMTYAYMGASNIGISVNTVPVIAVGVGVGIDYAVYFMDRIREEMAITRNIHKAVVNAVATTGYAVSFTAAMLIAGVVMWIFLSDLRFQSDAAVLLSFMLIVNAIAAMLIVPAWCVVFRPHFVVATHYDEDGVLEEDLEGVAKSQQPRAA
- a CDS encoding DUF1302 family protein — protein: MKRKSRLEHRRIVGFMALALAAMGATAVHGRSNDVSADGQAEPWKVDVYYENDTRYRGKDATGKKVGLSKFRNTIQVEADRKMGDGWAFHGVFRGTYDGVYRMNKDQFGEDAGSQSAADVRFRNTVSQSMGLASTVPFGGGLGKTTSNEALLPAGVPAVAGFGGDALVGLVYQGAFNVGLIPGVPPANTAFVDSYGANNPGTGLRVVGDRWHPADNGVSFAVPVRPCDTDSRGCRDFGGYGDRKLSELESPEFNERLDFLREVYVKKTFTLADGSDLFLKLGKQQVVWGRTDLFRVLDVINPVDYSRNNIYDELQDIRIPMWIAQAEWRMGASESMQERNFSVVWNFDKFRANNLGQCGTPNVALDAGCFFRGMANLWDNGGTVANFAHLSTGTTQLVQAGGGPALPTDAYLATNFGPGQIGIRDVRLPDWRFSNTQIGAKYEGVTQGGLSFSLNALHYRSQLPSLHAFNSAQNPFTSQNPDPTTHLIAFDMHFPKVNLLGGSMDFQSEALGAAFRLEGAMSWGEEFANTARPELYSRNKVWRSVIGIDRPTFVPFISTSRTTLISAQLFYQHIFDHEEYSGPLGRYGMPDWKNNVIGTLLIKGFIMNDRVSPQLIMARDFKAKAWVASPQVEWSFTDDFKVTVGANVKGKSDIGAWSWSDCRDCNPYAPYTQYDQHAQGLMPTGAGAGPLGLAGLEPLGRFRAGPIGAANKENEIYVTLRYQF